In the genome of Bradyrhizobium sp. CB3481, the window CGACCGAGACGTAGCCGCCGTCCTTGGTGCGGCGCTCGGAGATGTGCAGCCAGCTGCCGTCGTCGAGCTGTGCTTCGAAGGTACGGGCACCCGGCACCGGCGCGCCGGTCTCGTGCAGGCGGGTGCGCACCTCCGGCATGCTGCCGACCTCGATCACGGTCTCATAGGAGGTGCCGGGGGTCACGGCCGTGTCGGGCAGCTTGTGCAGGCGCTGGAAGTGCGAGTTGCAGAGCACCAGGCGATCTTCTGCGTCCCACAGCACGAAGGCCTCCGGGATGGTCTCGATCGCGTCGCGGAGCCGAAGATCGGCCTCCACGGTCTTCTCGGCGAGGCTCTTCTGCTCGGTGATGTCGACCGCGATGCCGATCAGGTGCAGGCCGCCGTCGGCCTGGGTGTGGCTGAGTTCGCAGCGTACCCTGAGCCAGATCCAATGGCCGTCGGTGTGCTGCATGCGAAAGCTCTGGTCGATGTGGTCGATCTCTCCGGCGATCATTTGGTCGGCAATCGCGAACAGGTCGATGTCGTCGGATTTCACCAGCGCGTTGACTTCGCCGAAGGTCAGGAGATCGTTGCGGGAGTCGAGGCCGAGCATCGTGAACATCGAGGCCGACCAGAAGATCCGGCCGCGGGAGAGGTCCCAATCCCACAGGCCACAGCGGCCGCGGTTGAGCGCGGTGTCGATCCGGCCGCGCACCGCGTCGTTGATGAGGTCGCCCTCGCGGGCGCGGGTCGACTGCCAGTGGAAGGCGAAGCCGAGGATCAGCACGACGAAGCCGGTGGTGGCCGACAGCGTTACGGAGAGCGCGGCGTCCGAGCCCCACAGCGGCTCGTTCTTTTCCTGGATCACGATGACCTGGCCGGGCAGCGCCTTGACCAGCCGCGAGATCGCCATGGCGCCGTTGCCGTTCGGCAGCGTCATATCGGCAACGACGCCCTGCTGGCCTGGAGCCGCGATCAGTTGGGCCGTGCTGATGATGTCGAGGACGCGGTCGTTGCCGCCGAGGCCGCTTTCGACGGGGACGCGCGCCAGAATCCGATGATCGGATCCGGTGATGATGACGTGGCGGCCGGCAGCTAAGCCCCAGGACGGAATGAGATCGGGCAGCAGACTCTGCAGCCGCTCGATGTTGGCGGCGCGGTCCTGCCGCACCGAGGCAAAGCGATCGAGGCGTTCGGCGAGCAGGTCAGTGAGTGCAGAGAGGTCGCGCTTCATCGCGGCGCGCTTCTGCCGGCTCTGGTCGATCACCTGCACGAAGGCACCGAGGCAGATCGTGATCAGGAAGGCGATGATGAGCGTGGGAACGGCGCGACGAAGCGCCGGCTCGGCAATGAGCAGCCGGTGATAGGCAGGTTTCGCGATCGATTGCGCCAATCCTTTAATCGAGTCGGATTGAACGTACGCGTTCTCCGCGTGCGCTCGCGCCATGCCTTAGACCCCCGCCGAAAGCCCATTTGCACATTGTCCGGAAGCACCCACACAACTTCCGAATCACAGCGATTTGAATCCACTTTTTTGGGGCTGTCGAGAGTCAACAAATCGTTAATCGAAATAAATGTTGTCCAACACAAATTAAGGCATCGTCGAGACGAGTCCGAAACGAGAACGCGTCCGCAAAACTACGCACGCGGCGGTTCCGCGTGGCTGATCACGCGCTTGATCGAGGGAAAGGCGCGGCGCAACGAGCGCTCGATCTCGTCGACGTTCTCGTGCACCTTGATCACGCTCATCGACGGTGCGGCGCGGCAATGGAAGTTAACGATTTCGCCGGCCTCGGTGTCGCGCACCCGTACGTTATGGATGTCATGGATCGCGCCGCTGCCGGCAAATTGCGACAGCGCCTTC includes:
- a CDS encoding ATP-binding protein, translated to MARAHAENAYVQSDSIKGLAQSIAKPAYHRLLIAEPALRRAVPTLIIAFLITICLGAFVQVIDQSRQKRAAMKRDLSALTDLLAERLDRFASVRQDRAANIERLQSLLPDLIPSWGLAAGRHVIITGSDHRILARVPVESGLGGNDRVLDIISTAQLIAAPGQQGVVADMTLPNGNGAMAISRLVKALPGQVIVIQEKNEPLWGSDAALSVTLSATTGFVVLILGFAFHWQSTRAREGDLINDAVRGRIDTALNRGRCGLWDWDLSRGRIFWSASMFTMLGLDSRNDLLTFGEVNALVKSDDIDLFAIADQMIAGEIDHIDQSFRMQHTDGHWIWLRVRCELSHTQADGGLHLIGIAVDITEQKSLAEKTVEADLRLRDAIETIPEAFVLWDAEDRLVLCNSHFQRLHKLPDTAVTPGTSYETVIEVGSMPEVRTRLHETGAPVPGARTFEAQLDDGSWLHISERRTKDGGYVSVGTDITRIKEHEQKLIENDARLRANVIDLKRSQAELADLAEKYSQEKNRAEEANQAKSKFLANMSHELRTPLNAIIGFSEIMGSGMFGVLGSDKYQEYCHDILTSGKYLLEVINDILDMSKIEAGRMKLDKEQLDLSKLLAESLRVVSGRAEDKNLTLDADIESTISVVADRRAVKQIFVNLLSNAVKFTPDDGRVTVRSHVLPDSIVLMIADSGIGIAPDSLRRLGKPFEQVESQLTKTYQGSGLGLAIARSLTNLHGGTMRLRSKLGAGTVVRIVLPREVQRPQAKARIENAAA